The proteins below are encoded in one region of Hoplias malabaricus isolate fHopMal1 unplaced genomic scaffold, fHopMal1.hap1 H_4, whole genome shotgun sequence:
- the LOC136686064 gene encoding alpha-(1,6)-fucosyltransferase-like, with protein MRPWTGSWRWITLVLLAWGTLLFYIGGHLVRDSEHPERSSRELSKILAKLERLKQQNEDLRRMAETLRCCFSESVFSSVALNLLRLNKLPSELHRRDIPCGPFLTSKADHSSEAGKLDECNATNLLDTA; from the exons ATGCGGCCGTGGACGGGCTCGTGGCGCTGGATCACGCTGGTGCTGCTGGCATGGGGCACCCTGCTCTTTTACATCGGTGGGCACCTGGTGCGCGACAGCGAGCATCCAGAGCGCTCCAGCCGCGAGCTCTCCAAGATCCTGGCCAAGCTGGAGCGGCTCAAGCAGCAAAACGAGGACCTCAGACGAATGGCCGAGACTCTCAG ATGCTGTTTTTCAGAGTCAGTCTTCAGTTCAGTCGCCTTGAACCTGTTAAGACTGAACAAGCTGCCATCTGAACTGCACAGGCGTGACATCCCCTGTGGTCCTTTTCTGACCAGCAAGGCTGACCACAGCAGTGAAGCTGGCAAACTGGACGAATGCAATGCTACAAACCTGCTGGACACTGCT